ATGAGAGATAGGTAATAGAGTATTTCTAATATGAGTTTTGCATTTCAGGTGAAGACATCACGACAATGTTGCGTAATAGATAATAAACCATCTTTAAATTACGCAGAAACGTGTAAATCAGCTTTCAACAATGGACCAAAACCTTTGAGAAAACTTGCCAATGTAGCAAGGTAAATAAACACTTCAttctgaaaaaaatcttttctctacacaaaaaagctcaatatttgggtacctcacgagctcactgaaagaaacctaatgaaccgtgtactcacttgtgattattgaagccaaaaagattttataacaagttcatacatactataatgcgaaaagactttttccccgaccccGACCCCGAATATgttatagtaaatattatttcgataGTTAACATTTTAAAGCTAGTTCATTTGAAGACTACTGTGAAGTCTTGATCGGTATATCCAGGGGTGTATTGAAGGCAGTAACAGTGCCTTTATATGGAGCTTTATGTATGTTAGTGTGTCAAACTTatgcccccggtttctgagtacaattagcggtagtttatctattcaatagcgtttaggctcatataaaaaaaactattgaatagataaactaccgctaagtgtacctcagaaacctgaGGTTAGTAAATTTACACTAACGTAAAAATAATGCTAGACATCTGGCATGATAATGACATATGTAACAACTTaggacagaaggtcctttaagtagagactaaatagattaatcgacttggtattatatagatctcataagtttttacggcagagagactcTGCTtcgagacttggggtttttacagaatgtatTTGATGGCATAAACTTAACATCATTACACTCGCGCCTGTTACATATACACCTAGAAAAACTTagatatatttactttttagatAGGCATTAGTATGCACACGCGTTTCTTTAAGcagtaaatagataaaatactgAGAAATGAGAGTACTACAATTACTATTTGTAATGATTAGGTACTTCTATGAAACAGATAAGTATCGTTTAACTTGTGACTAGTTGTGTCAATACATTGTAAAGATTTACTAAGAGCACCTCATTGTCTAGTTAATAGAGAGTTAAGTATAGGTTAAAGTTAGGGTTTAAAAGTTGTTATTAAACAAAGACTGTTCAAGGTAATTTATAAAGGTTTTCAAAATATCACTTCAGACATTAAACAGAATTTTTTTGAGCGTTTACCAACGTGTGATTAGTTGGTTCCGAGCACCCCTATAGGTGCAGACAATAAGAaatcaatcataataattatagagGTATATAACTGTATAAGTTACGctttttattgaaactagtAATCCAATTTTCAGGAAATTTAACGaagataaataatgataaactaatttatttaattttttcagtATAATAGCGGAGTTTTCGTTAGTATTCACGTATTTGGGAGTATGCTGCATATACACAGTCCTTATATCAGACTCTGTCAAACAGGTTTGTGGCCATTTTCCTTATATCTTAGACTAATGCATTCCTcaactacaaaaaaatctacCATTAGGTATTAAagatttgaatattaatataaaatcagCAAAATATTTGGGTTTTCGAGGATATTAACCcacaaaaatatgaatgaacaTTGTAAATgctttgttatatattttaacttcTTCAATTTATTCTCTATACACTGAAACCGTACTAGTAATACCAGATTGATTGGGTCTTCTTGCCTTAGAATTCGGCTTCAAGGTTAAACATTATAGCGAATTAGGGTCACTCGGATCCAATAGCAACAAACTGTTGTAGTCACGTTTTGTTAATAGGTCCTATATGCCCCAATATTGGCTTTAGATATAACGAACCAATTTTTAAATCTgtagttcaatttattttatttatttgcacgTTTCGCGCAGTAGTTAACGTTGCCTAGCTGCAATAATCGTAGCGCCGTGTGTGGTGGGTCCCAAACCCACCGGGACAAATATTTTGAGATGAACACGAGTGTGTATTTTGAACctaattgaaaatgtatgaagtatATTAGTCTATTAGTTATTTGTTTTCCATTTACAAGCTTTACTgcgtttgtaataaaattaccatGTGTGAAttattgtccaatgatatttatgtatcatTATTTACTTTCGAACCTTGAAAGATATAATATTGATCCTTGCCTTACCCTatattttaactacaaaaaTGCAACTAAAGCTAATTAGTTCTTTGTTTTCAGTTGGTCGACAAATTCGCTCCTACAATGATTTTGCCAGTGGAATACTACGGACTTATATTCCTTATACCTCTGTGCATTCTCTGTCAGATCCGATATCTAAAGTTCCTAGCTATTTTGGCAGTGTTGGCTAATATTTTACTGTTCGCCGTGTATCTGGTATGCTTGTACTATATCTTTGGAAGTAAACTGACTATTGAAGACAAGCAAGTCGCTGGCAATCCGGCTAGATATCCTGCATTCTTATCGTAAGTATCAATAATTATtggtaaaaaattaagtaccttatttgattatttttgttatttgatcaagataatatatttttccactTATTTTGAACTACAAAGTCAAGTTGTAGAAGAAAAATCCAACCCTGTATTTTACTTTCAACGGAATTTGAATATCAAAGTTAAgaatatattgtatataaacCTTTCTATAGCTCAGTTCCATTATTTGAACAAATTAACCAATAGTTAAAGTGATTCAGAATCcatttgacaaatatttgtagttCACTATATGTAATTTGTAAGTATGTGTTGCGTTGCACCCTTGTGTCTTCTAAAAGACTTATTTTACGATGTGCTTAGAAAAGCCTCAAAATCTTATAGCATTtcgaataacattttatataatgtagtaGTGTAGcataaaatatagtatattaaaatagttcCAATATTCCAGGACCGTAATCTTCGCCATGGAAGGCATAGGAGTGGTGATGCCTGTGGAGAACTCGATGAAGAAGCCGCAGCACTTCCTCGGCTTCCCCAGCGTGCTGATGGCGGCCATGACAGTAATAGTGTTCCTCTACAGCACCCTCGGCCTGTTTGGATACTTACGATACGGAGATGTGCTTGAAGGATCTATCACTCTTAATCTACCTACTGATGAGTGGTAAGATTACTATCatagtttgattttttttggGACAGTTCATGCTGTATCGACTGTCGAAAATGAGGACAAAGGTTTGAGGTCTGAACACATTGGAAGGAAGATGtatcgcgtattatcggtcgcgtatCGTTAGAATAGAGAAAGATATATTAAAACACGTTTACTTTTACCCATTTAAGCGATGATGCATTGATGCGAAAACCATAGTAAATAATCTACGCTAGATGCATCTTCGTCTCTTAGATAACCCGCTTTTTTCAccgtaatattaattacttagttGTGTGTCAATGTGTCTTTCCATTTCTGTTAGTAGTATTCTCATGAGCTACCCAGAGCTAACGTACTTGATGTAAAGGCTTACCAAGTACAtactttaaaagcaaaaaaacaataacattatttttattcaatctCTAGTAAGAgatttttcaaaatcattttaaagcACACTGATATACCataaggttttataaaataggtattttaaaactCAGTTTTCTCTTAAATAGGTACATTCAAAACAAACTCAACAAACTCCACCATTCACGTCATAATGAATTATTTGACAgtaattacaacattatttaaaattatgactatagaaaataatagcaGGCATTGTTCTTTAATATCAActgtgtaagtaaataaatattgttgacaAAGCTCTGACTCACTCGAAATGTATTACTGTTTCTTTActcattactatcccactgctgggcatgggaaGCCCTTCCCATAATGTggaaagggttaggccttgagaccaccCTACGAGCGGATGGGGCCGTATGGGGTTTATGAGATatagcctggtgacagacgtacagacagacggacggacagacagaGTAGGCTCAGTAATAAGGTCCTATTTTTACCTTTTAGGTATGGAACTTTAAAAAAGACGAAGAATTGAAGAACTCCCAATATATTATAGCACacatgtttatttaaatcataaacatatttctgctatacaatattattaaataataaattcttgcTTTACAAGATTTTATACGCAGTTAACCTCGCTATTTTCCTTAATCTAAGATTAAAGCAATCTATAGTGTTGATCCATAGATCAATATTAGCATTGTTCCATCTTAACTAAGGCCGGTAATAATGTGACATTCTTGAAACTAATTACTGTCATCATTGATACAATCTCATCATTAATGATTTAACAATTCATGCAATTTATAGTACGataatattgtacaattatcttatttttacaatcaataaaaatttatttgtaattttcttttggatgtttacttttatatttttgaaatatatggaatacaggaattaacacgaacacgtGTTGTAACTTTGTGTTTCGGTGCAGGTTTcactataaatttatttcagtttgcGTTGATTaacgtataatattttaataaacatggaatttgaaagtttaaaacttatgaaAGGTATATTTCCTCATAGTTATACTTATTCATTCTAAAAGTCATGAATAGAGGTCCTTAAGTTAATAAAACGCCAATATAAAAACGTCTATAGCTCAACATAATTACCTTTTGTTTCAGGCCAGCGATATGTGCAAAAGTATGTATCGCACTGTCCATTTTCTTCACGTATCCGCTGCAGTTCTTCGTGGTGATCGACATATTTAACAGATACACTCTGCCACGTATCAAGAGTAATTACAAACAGATCACGCAAGTCAGTGCTAGGACTTGTGGTGTTATATTCTGTGGTAAGTATAAAAGACCTCTTTCCTGTTACTTGTAAGCaaagtctcctcccaaatgagagTTCTACATCTTGATTCCACATTGCTAATTTAGTtgtcggggactttgcattccttgaAAATCTAGGAAAGAACTCTCAAGTTGGCAAGATTTCTTGGCTATGTTTTTCGTAAAGCAAATGATGTACAGGTAGCGTTCAAGCTCTTGCGGGAAAAGTGGTTTCCAACTTCAAATATATTATGGCCGAGCATACTGACATGACAAAACAACATGATTTGGCATAACTACATGTAAGGGCGAACGTGAAAATGTATACATGTTCTTTTGCTTACCTAGAAAGGATTATTCCTTCAATGACATGAGGCTCTTGAAATTTCTGTAGTAGAATTATATTGAAGAGTTATTTGATCCATAAGATAACGTTATCTACTACCGTGAcggtacaaaaatatgtttactttgttgcattatagaaattataataattgtctCACGTGTTCATATTAATTGGTATTTTACATTGTAGTTTGTTGTACTTTAATCGATGTACTCGAGAAAAACCGTAGGAATGTACTTGTGCCTGCAACTCCGAGCACGTGGAATCATTTTTCGTAACTATTTTTGATTACATAAATGGACTCTAAAATGGCTTAGCAATGGTAAATCTAGTAGAAAATCAAATCGATTGAGTAAGAAAATCAATAATTTGAAGTGGTAACTAGCGGTTTAGTAAACTAACGACGACGCACTCGAATACAATCCTAAAAAAATCAAAAGGATTGGTTCACAATCTCTATTCAGGCGGGAAACcagaaatattttcttctgCTCTTAGCCTATATGTACCGGAATCATCCTTTTTAGATAAGATTCTTTTACTCTTCCTTTTATGTTATCACAGTATCATCACATCCCCACGTGATCCTCCTCTTGATGTCGTTCCAAAAATAGATAACACATTATTGAAgaatacttaaaacaaatattgatacaTTTTCAGTGGGTATTGGCATCGCATTGCCAATGTTGGAGCAAAT
Above is a window of Anticarsia gemmatalis isolate Benzon Research Colony breed Stoneville strain chromosome 7, ilAntGemm2 primary, whole genome shotgun sequence DNA encoding:
- the LOC142974050 gene encoding proton-coupled amino acid transporter-like protein pathetic — protein: MSVESSNGKAELKKDYNPFEHRVVEKPISDIRATANIIKSSLGSGLLAGPLAFSNAGWAIGLFGTMLVGLICGHCIHILVKTSRQCCVIDNKPSLNYAETCKSAFNNGPKPLRKLANVASIIAEFSLVFTYLGVCCIYTVLISDSVKQLVDKFAPTMILPVEYYGLIFLIPLCILCQIRYLKFLAILAVLANILLFAVYLVCLYYIFGSKLTIEDKQVAGNPARYPAFLSTVIFAMEGIGVVMPVENSMKKPQHFLGFPSVLMAAMTVIVFLYSTLGLFGYLRYGDVLEGSITLNLPTDEWPAICAKVCIALSIFFTYPLQFFVVIDIFNRYTLPRIKSNYKQITQVSARTCGVIFCVGIGIALPMLEQIINIVGALFYSILGLMIPAVIETVFQWENLGKFKWRFWKNLLIFAFGLTCLISGCTVTIMDIIKKFQEKTE